The following coding sequences lie in one Bordetella genomosp. 9 genomic window:
- the ehuB gene encoding ectoine/hydroxyectoine ABC transporter substrate-binding protein EhuB — MMHHTKKNWLGRFLALGVAACAAAFAPAAGAASTKDAILESGTLTIGIHNRAPWGFRDADGKAAGFHADLVREAFAPLGVKNINFVITEFGALIPGLTARRFDMVASGLAITPPRCEVVIFSEPDLAVGDGLIVAKGNPLKLRSYADIAANPKVRLAGGRGTLNSKNAQDAGVPASQMVFLDSPQSQLSALIAGRVDAVTLSAPSVVSLLQDPNVKGVERARPFQGLIRNGVPAAMYTGIAFRKEDEDLRDLFNKQLAKLKADGTVSKLMERYGFTPDDAPPSAVTTARVCAGEY, encoded by the coding sequence ATGATGCATCACACCAAAAAGAACTGGCTGGGCCGTTTCCTTGCATTGGGCGTGGCGGCCTGCGCCGCGGCCTTCGCGCCGGCGGCGGGGGCGGCGTCGACCAAGGACGCCATCCTGGAGTCGGGCACGTTGACCATCGGCATCCATAACCGCGCGCCCTGGGGCTTTCGCGATGCCGACGGCAAGGCGGCGGGGTTTCATGCCGACCTGGTGCGCGAAGCCTTTGCGCCTCTGGGTGTGAAGAACATCAATTTCGTCATCACGGAATTCGGTGCGCTGATCCCCGGCCTGACGGCGCGGCGCTTCGATATGGTGGCTTCGGGCCTCGCGATCACGCCGCCGCGTTGCGAGGTGGTGATCTTCAGCGAACCGGATCTGGCGGTGGGCGATGGGCTCATCGTTGCCAAGGGCAACCCCTTGAAGCTGCGCAGCTACGCCGATATCGCCGCCAACCCGAAGGTGCGGCTGGCGGGCGGACGCGGCACCCTGAACTCCAAGAACGCGCAGGATGCCGGGGTGCCGGCGAGCCAGATGGTGTTCCTTGACAGCCCTCAGTCGCAGCTGTCCGCGCTGATCGCCGGCAGGGTCGATGCGGTGACCTTGTCCGCGCCCAGCGTGGTGTCCCTGCTGCAGGACCCCAACGTCAAAGGCGTCGAGCGGGCGCGACCCTTCCAGGGCCTGATCCGCAACGGCGTGCCGGCGGCCATGTACACCGGCATCGCCTTCCGCAAGGAAGACGAAGACCTGCGCGATCTCTTCAACAAGCAGCTGGCGAAGCTGAAGGCCGACGGCACCGTGAGCAAGCTGATGGAACGCTATGGGTTCACGCCGGATGACGCGCCGCCGTCGGCCGTGACCACCGCCCGCGTCTGCGCCGGCGAATACTGA
- a CDS encoding amino acid ABC transporter permease: protein MDFPGILAGILQGLRVTALVTLYGMLWAVPFALCFGVLQYFTRGWTRAAVTAVIEFWRSSPVLILLFMLYYTLPSFGITLSSMTVGAMALGLNIGGYGSQAVRAALQALDRGQVEAGLALGLRRLDVLLTIELPQALAAMLPTFVNQFIQLVKGTAVVSLITLTDMTFRAKEIAELTYNPIGIYTALLVAYLIVCYPATLLGRWLENRVGIAQRGNREI, encoded by the coding sequence ATGGACTTTCCCGGTATCCTGGCCGGCATCCTGCAGGGCTTGCGCGTGACCGCATTGGTGACGCTGTACGGGATGCTGTGGGCCGTGCCCTTTGCGCTGTGCTTCGGCGTGCTGCAGTACTTCACGCGCGGCTGGACGCGCGCCGCGGTAACCGCGGTCATCGAATTCTGGCGCAGTTCGCCGGTGCTGATCCTGCTGTTCATGTTGTATTACACGCTGCCGAGCTTCGGCATCACGCTCTCCAGCATGACGGTCGGCGCGATGGCGCTGGGCCTGAACATCGGCGGCTACGGCAGTCAGGCGGTGCGGGCGGCCCTGCAGGCGCTGGACCGGGGCCAGGTCGAAGCCGGCCTGGCGCTGGGCTTGCGTCGTCTGGACGTGCTGCTGACGATAGAGCTGCCGCAGGCGCTGGCGGCCATGCTGCCGACCTTCGTCAACCAGTTCATCCAGCTGGTGAAGGGCACCGCCGTGGTCTCGCTGATCACGCTGACCGATATGACGTTCCGGGCCAAGGAAATCGCCGAACTCACATACAACCCCATCGGCATCTATACGGCGCTGCTGGTGGCTTATCTGATCGTCTGCTATCCGGCGACGCTGCTGGGCCGATGGCTGGAGAACCGCGTGGGCATCGCGCAAAGGGGCAACCGTGAAATTTGA
- a CDS encoding amino acid ABC transporter permease — translation MKFDPDFALSVMPVILSGLGATLFAAVAASVGAAALGFVLEMLRRSNRVMRYVLRFVIDVIRSTPVLVQLYFIYFVLPVTGLTLPAMTSGIIGLSIYYSGYLAEVYKGGIDSIDTGQFEAGKALGLRRIDVMWFVIAPQMLRNVAAPMGNYFISALKATPYLAVISVPEMLGLALEVGSNSFRYAEPMVAVGAIFLLLALAMGQLVRLLENRLLASSRR, via the coding sequence GTGAAATTTGACCCTGACTTCGCCTTGTCGGTGATGCCCGTCATTCTGTCGGGTCTGGGCGCGACGCTGTTCGCCGCCGTGGCGGCGAGCGTGGGCGCGGCGGCGCTGGGTTTCGTGCTGGAGATGCTGCGCCGGTCCAACCGCGTGATGCGCTACGTGCTGCGTTTCGTCATCGACGTGATCCGCTCCACGCCGGTGCTGGTGCAGCTGTACTTCATTTACTTCGTGCTGCCGGTCACGGGGCTGACGCTGCCCGCCATGACATCGGGCATCATCGGCTTGTCCATCTACTACAGCGGGTATCTGGCCGAGGTCTACAAGGGCGGCATCGACAGCATCGATACGGGGCAGTTCGAGGCCGGCAAGGCGCTGGGGCTGCGGCGCATCGACGTCATGTGGTTCGTGATTGCGCCGCAGATGCTGCGCAACGTCGCCGCGCCCATGGGGAATTACTTCATTTCGGCGCTGAAGGCCACGCCTTATCTGGCGGTGATCTCCGTGCCGGAGATGTTGGGGCTGGCCTTGGAGGTGGGATCGAATTCCTTCCGCTACGCGGAGCCGATGGTGGCGGTGGGCGCCATCTTCCTGCTGTTGGCGCTGGCGATGGGCCAGCTGGTGCGGCTGCTGGAAAACCGGCTGCTGGCGTCATCGCGGCGCTAG
- a CDS encoding amino acid ABC transporter ATP-binding protein translates to MTATAHSEAGRGNETQPSHGAARAAAESPAVAPAVQITGLSKWYGAFQVLHDIDLTVQSGENVVICGPSGSGKSTLIRCINQLETHQAGRIVVNGHELGQGVPKLHEVRRDIGMVFQHFNLFPHMTVLRNCTLALTRARGMGRREAEDIARHYLARVRIPEQQDKFPGQLSGGQQQRVAIARALCMNPKVMLFDEPTSALDPEMIKEVLDVMADLASDGMTMLCVTHEMGFARSAADRIIFMDQGRIVEEADPQTFFTQPRHPRSRQFLGQLL, encoded by the coding sequence ATGACCGCCACAGCACATAGCGAAGCCGGCCGCGGGAACGAAACGCAGCCATCGCACGGCGCCGCCCGGGCGGCGGCGGAGAGTCCGGCGGTCGCGCCCGCGGTGCAGATCACGGGCTTGAGCAAATGGTACGGCGCCTTCCAGGTGCTGCACGATATCGACCTGACCGTGCAGTCCGGCGAGAACGTGGTGATCTGCGGGCCGTCGGGATCCGGCAAGTCGACGCTGATACGCTGCATCAACCAGTTGGAAACCCATCAGGCCGGCCGCATCGTGGTCAACGGGCATGAACTGGGCCAGGGCGTGCCGAAGCTGCACGAGGTGCGCCGCGATATCGGCATGGTGTTCCAGCACTTCAATCTGTTCCCCCACATGACGGTGCTGCGCAATTGCACGCTGGCGCTGACGCGGGCGCGCGGCATGGGGCGGCGCGAAGCGGAGGACATTGCCCGGCACTATCTGGCGCGCGTGCGCATCCCGGAGCAGCAGGACAAGTTTCCCGGACAGCTTTCGGGCGGCCAGCAGCAGCGCGTGGCCATCGCGCGCGCGCTGTGCATGAATCCCAAGGTGATGCTGTTCGACGAGCCGACCTCGGCGCTGGACCCCGAGATGATCAAGGAAGTGCTGGACGTGATGGCCGATCTGGCGAGCGACGGCATGACGATGCTGTGCGTGACCCATGAAATGGGGTTCGCCCGCAGCGCCGCCGATCGCATCATCTTCATGGACCAGGGCCGCATCGTGGAAGAGGCGGATCCGCAAACCTTCTTCACCCAGCCGCGGCATCCGCGTTCGCGGCAGTTCCTGGGCCAGTTGCTCTGA
- a CDS encoding succinylglutamate desuccinylase/aspartoacylase family protein produces the protein MNNSASSDRLASVAAAPAASRVWTSLDFDRGGKQSGFLHVPHSTDFSAYGTVAIPIVCIRNGDGPTALLTAGNHGDEYEGQVALLRLARALRPEQLRGRVILIPALNFPAVHAGRRASPLDEGNLNRLFPGDPNGGPTAMLAHYIGSVLFALSDLVIDLHSGGRSLDYAHCALAQHGRDDVQRAQVDTLLQVFGAPYSILTSGQGGGGATTLYAAAAQRGLPALTTELGKGGTLDPVGLRRAEQGVRRVLRHYGIAPDLDCEAASPTRLLRSLGPRAGIYAHCDGLFEPLAEAGQEVRAGQLAGYLHRYDDPLRDAEALYFQADGVVSCRRFPALAHRGDCLYHLAA, from the coding sequence ATGAACAATTCCGCATCCAGTGATCGCCTTGCCAGCGTTGCCGCTGCGCCGGCCGCCAGCCGGGTCTGGACCTCGCTGGATTTCGATCGCGGCGGCAAGCAGTCGGGCTTCCTGCACGTGCCGCACTCCACCGACTTCTCGGCGTATGGCACGGTGGCGATCCCTATTGTCTGCATACGCAACGGCGATGGACCGACGGCCTTGCTGACCGCGGGCAATCATGGCGACGAGTACGAGGGGCAGGTGGCCTTGCTGCGGCTGGCGCGCGCCCTGCGGCCGGAGCAGCTGCGGGGCCGCGTCATCCTGATTCCGGCGCTGAACTTCCCGGCCGTGCATGCCGGGCGCCGCGCATCGCCGCTGGACGAAGGCAACCTGAATCGCCTGTTTCCCGGCGACCCCAATGGCGGCCCGACGGCGATGCTGGCGCACTACATCGGCAGCGTGCTGTTCGCCTTGAGCGATCTGGTCATCGACCTGCATTCCGGCGGACGTTCGCTGGACTACGCGCATTGCGCGCTGGCGCAGCACGGCCGCGATGACGTGCAGCGCGCCCAGGTCGACACCTTGCTGCAGGTGTTCGGCGCCCCATACAGCATCCTGACGTCAGGGCAGGGCGGGGGCGGGGCCACCACGCTGTATGCGGCCGCCGCGCAGCGCGGCCTGCCTGCGTTGACCACCGAACTGGGCAAGGGCGGCACGCTGGACCCCGTCGGCCTGCGCCGGGCCGAACAGGGCGTGCGGCGGGTGCTGCGCCACTACGGCATCGCGCCGGACCTGGATTGCGAAGCGGCATCGCCGACGCGGCTGTTGCGCTCCCTGGGTCCGCGTGCAGGCATCTACGCCCATTGCGACGGCTTGTTCGAGCCCTTGGCCGAGGCTGGCCAGGAAGTGCGGGCCGGCCAGTTGGCGGGCTATCTGCATCGCTACGACGATCCCCTGCGCGACGCGGAAGCCTTGTACTTCCAGGCGGACGGCGTGGTGTCGTGCCGGCGTTTCCCGGCGCTGGCGCATCGGGGCGATTGCCTGTACCACCTGGCCGCTTGA
- the xth gene encoding exodeoxyribonuclease III, which yields MKIATFNVNGINSRLPNLLRWLEQSKPDVVCLQELKAPQEKFPEGPIRDAGYGVIWHGQKSFNGVAILTRGCEPEESRRILPGDDEDLQSRYIEAIVQGVVVGCLYLPNGNPAPGPKFDYKLKWFDRLMAHAAGLVDSPQPTVLAGDYNVMPAEIDVYKPERWVNDALFRPESRAAFHKLIEQGWTDSIRTRHPDARIYTYWDYFRNAYGRDAGLRIDHLLLNRALAPRLADAGVDRDVRGWDKPSDHAPTWITLAPA from the coding sequence ATGAAAATCGCCACTTTCAACGTGAACGGCATCAACAGCCGTCTGCCCAATCTGCTGCGCTGGCTCGAACAAAGCAAACCGGACGTCGTCTGCCTGCAGGAACTGAAGGCGCCGCAGGAAAAATTCCCCGAAGGCCCCATCCGCGATGCCGGCTACGGCGTCATCTGGCACGGCCAGAAAAGTTTCAACGGCGTCGCCATCCTGACCCGGGGCTGCGAGCCGGAGGAGTCGCGGCGCATCCTGCCGGGCGACGACGAGGACCTGCAAAGCCGCTATATCGAAGCGATCGTGCAGGGCGTGGTGGTGGGATGCCTGTATCTGCCCAACGGCAACCCCGCGCCCGGGCCCAAATTCGACTACAAGCTGAAGTGGTTCGACCGACTCATGGCGCACGCGGCCGGGCTGGTGGACAGCCCGCAGCCGACGGTGCTCGCCGGCGACTACAACGTCATGCCTGCCGAGATCGACGTCTACAAGCCCGAACGCTGGGTGAACGATGCGCTGTTCCGTCCGGAATCGCGCGCCGCGTTTCACAAGCTGATCGAGCAGGGCTGGACGGACTCGATCCGCACCCGTCATCCCGACGCGCGCATCTATACCTATTGGGATTATTTCCGCAACGCCTACGGCCGCGACGCCGGCCTGCGCATCGACCACCTGCTGCTCAATCGCGCGCTTGCGCCGCGCCTGGCGGACGCCGGCGTGGACCGCGACGTGCGGGGCTGGGACAAGCCGAGCGACCACGCGCCCACCTGGATCACGCTGGCGCCGGCTTGA
- a CDS encoding PaaI family thioesterase, producing the protein MSVADVRPAPLHPILQRVLRAIRRGREQGFHFPGNYLGISFDRVSVERSIVSLRGDGRAPDGLADGTAVAVLADLALAASVRAALPSDTRLATVNMQLQLTGAPCDAPLQAESSFHGYLHGAAGRQAISRVTLRSGDREIALGAATFMVLNLPAGTPIPFLSPADPRADDAPLPDPDRDLGKDERAIYERAQMALGDSGAAGDFAQSFWGYRTQPGRDGATGTLANGPHIGNRVGHVQGGVLLGFAQATARAALPAGWMASSMTASYVSPGEGSELRARAEVLHRGRTTGVVRVTVATETGRRVLEVLTTHSLGAPAA; encoded by the coding sequence ATGTCAGTTGCCGACGTCCGCCCTGCCCCGCTTCACCCCATTTTGCAGCGCGTGCTGCGCGCGATACGGCGAGGCCGGGAACAGGGTTTCCACTTTCCCGGCAACTACCTGGGCATCTCTTTCGATCGCGTCAGCGTCGAACGCAGCATCGTCAGCCTGCGGGGCGACGGGCGCGCGCCGGACGGACTGGCGGACGGCACGGCGGTGGCCGTGCTGGCCGATCTGGCGCTGGCCGCGTCCGTACGCGCGGCGCTGCCCAGCGACACGCGGCTCGCCACGGTCAACATGCAGCTGCAACTCACCGGCGCGCCCTGCGACGCCCCGCTGCAAGCCGAGAGCAGTTTCCATGGCTACCTGCATGGCGCAGCGGGCCGGCAGGCGATCAGCCGGGTCACGTTGCGCAGCGGCGATCGCGAGATCGCACTGGGCGCCGCCACCTTCATGGTGCTGAACCTGCCGGCCGGCACGCCCATTCCCTTTCTTTCTCCCGCCGATCCCCGCGCGGACGATGCGCCGCTGCCCGACCCCGACCGCGACCTGGGCAAGGACGAACGCGCCATTTACGAACGCGCGCAAATGGCATTGGGCGACAGCGGCGCGGCGGGCGATTTCGCGCAATCGTTCTGGGGCTATCGCACCCAGCCCGGCCGCGACGGCGCGACCGGCACGCTGGCCAACGGCCCGCATATCGGCAATCGCGTCGGCCACGTGCAGGGCGGCGTCCTGCTGGGCTTCGCCCAGGCCACCGCGCGCGCCGCGCTGCCCGCCGGATGGATGGCGAGCAGCATGACGGCCAGCTACGTCAGTCCGGGCGAAGGCAGCGAACTGCGCGCGCGTGCCGAGGTGCTGCATCGCGGCCGCACCACTGGCGTGGTGCGCGTGACCGTCGCCACCGAAACCGGACGGCGGGTGCTGGAGGTGCTGACCACGCATTCGCTGGGCGCCCCGGCCGCCTGA
- a CDS encoding LysR family transcriptional regulator produces MTAMQINLDIAALRTLVIGVELGSFAKAADRVGRSTSAVSAQIRKLEEQAGAPLFRKSGRGLALTDAGEVMLDYARRLVGLNDEAAVATRGLDMAGWIRLGLQEDFGETMLPQLLGRFARAHPKARIEARVARNTELQERFDAGQLDLALLWDTTDLDGSRSRADPAAQEGMREVIARPRMTWVGSAANRWRADRDEPLPLIAFDRPCLFTQSAAAALDRARIPWRLVFTSPSLSGLWAATAAGLGINVRTPYGLPATVRALDAREAGLPVLPSVPLVLLKQTGENRALADRLGAMMRDHIEGDAAVRLPVAA; encoded by the coding sequence ATGACCGCCATGCAGATCAACCTCGACATCGCCGCCTTGCGCACCCTGGTCATCGGCGTGGAACTGGGCAGCTTCGCGAAGGCGGCCGACCGCGTCGGCCGTTCCACATCCGCCGTGAGCGCGCAGATCCGCAAACTGGAAGAGCAGGCTGGCGCGCCGCTGTTCCGCAAGTCGGGACGCGGCCTGGCGCTGACCGATGCCGGCGAAGTCATGCTCGACTACGCGCGCCGGCTGGTGGGCCTGAACGACGAAGCCGCCGTCGCCACGCGGGGCTTGGACATGGCGGGCTGGATCCGCCTGGGACTGCAGGAAGACTTTGGCGAAACCATGCTGCCGCAGTTGCTGGGCCGGTTCGCCCGCGCCCACCCCAAGGCCCGCATCGAAGCCCGGGTGGCCCGCAATACGGAATTGCAGGAACGCTTCGACGCCGGCCAGCTGGACCTGGCCTTGCTCTGGGACACCACGGACCTGGACGGATCCAGGAGCCGCGCGGATCCCGCGGCGCAGGAAGGCATGCGCGAAGTCATCGCGCGCCCGCGCATGACCTGGGTGGGTTCGGCCGCCAATCGCTGGCGCGCCGATCGCGACGAGCCTTTGCCTCTGATCGCCTTCGATCGTCCCTGCCTGTTCACGCAGAGCGCGGCCGCGGCGCTGGACCGCGCGCGCATTCCGTGGCGCCTGGTCTTCACCAGCCCCAGCCTGAGCGGGCTCTGGGCCGCCACGGCCGCCGGCCTGGGCATCAACGTGCGCACGCCGTATGGCCTGCCGGCCACCGTGCGGGCGCTCGACGCCCGCGAAGCCGGCCTGCCCGTCCTGCCCAGCGTGCCGCTGGTGCTGCTCAAGCAGACCGGTGAGAACCGGGCGCTTGCCGACCGTCTGGGCGCGATGATGCGCGATCACATCGAGGGCGATGCCGCCGTCCGATTGCCCGTTGCCGCGTGA
- a CDS encoding MFS transporter produces MISAIAMKRAMPATAAARNAASSAAEWQPAGRRPARRHASPAGTARPGPVLDRGHRWKVLAAGVVANVSFSAAAAGIPTTAIWLRSGYRLDDAALGVALGAVGLGVAMTELPWGVATDRWGDRPVLLTGLSITAAALLAMAVFMVPSAAYVPAFHWLLAAMALVGLAGGSVNGSSGRAIMRWFREGERGLAMSIRQTAVPMGGGLGALLLPWLASTAGFRAVYGVLAAMCAVSLLLAWRWLFDPDDDEAGQPAAAASATPASSPSSGPLHDPTIWRMVLAIGLLCAPQFAVLTFATVFLHDFAGVGIVGTTVAMASVQLGAMIFRVWSGRYTDVHGNRRGYVRAVVLIAVAAFAGLTLATAWQAPAVWLIAAIVAAGVAVSAWHGVAYTELATLAGPARAGTALGMCNTLVYGSLFLAPLSIPHILAASSWTGVWLLAGVVSLLTWPMFPRARRVPAQAGKAGR; encoded by the coding sequence ATGATTTCCGCAATTGCAATGAAGCGCGCCATGCCCGCGACCGCGGCGGCGCGGAACGCCGCCTCATCCGCCGCCGAATGGCAGCCGGCCGGCAGGCGTCCTGCCCGGCGTCACGCCTCTCCGGCCGGGACCGCCCGTCCCGGCCCGGTGCTCGACCGCGGGCACCGCTGGAAAGTGCTGGCCGCCGGCGTGGTCGCCAATGTCAGCTTTTCCGCCGCGGCGGCGGGCATCCCCACCACGGCGATCTGGCTGCGGTCCGGCTATCGCCTGGACGACGCGGCGCTGGGCGTGGCGCTGGGCGCCGTGGGCCTGGGCGTTGCGATGACCGAGCTGCCCTGGGGCGTGGCCACCGATCGCTGGGGCGACCGTCCGGTGCTGCTCACCGGCTTGTCGATTACCGCCGCGGCGCTGCTGGCGATGGCGGTTTTCATGGTGCCGTCCGCGGCCTACGTGCCCGCCTTCCATTGGCTGCTGGCGGCGATGGCGCTGGTCGGGCTGGCGGGCGGCAGCGTGAACGGGTCGAGCGGGCGCGCCATCATGCGCTGGTTCCGGGAAGGCGAGCGCGGGCTGGCGATGAGCATCCGGCAGACGGCAGTGCCGATGGGCGGCGGGCTGGGCGCCTTGCTGCTGCCGTGGCTGGCCTCCACCGCCGGCTTCCGGGCGGTGTACGGCGTGCTGGCCGCGATGTGCGCGGTATCGCTGCTGCTGGCGTGGCGCTGGCTTTTCGACCCGGATGACGACGAAGCCGGTCAGCCGGCCGCGGCTGCGTCCGCGACGCCCGCGTCTTCGCCATCGTCCGGGCCGCTGCATGACCCGACGATCTGGCGCATGGTTCTGGCGATCGGCCTGCTGTGCGCGCCGCAGTTCGCCGTGCTGACGTTCGCCACGGTGTTTCTGCACGATTTCGCCGGCGTGGGCATCGTCGGCACCACGGTGGCGATGGCGTCGGTACAGCTGGGCGCGATGATCTTCCGCGTGTGGAGCGGCCGCTATACCGATGTGCACGGCAACCGGCGCGGCTACGTGCGGGCCGTGGTGTTGATCGCGGTGGCGGCGTTCGCCGGCCTGACGCTGGCGACGGCGTGGCAGGCGCCCGCCGTGTGGCTGATTGCCGCCATCGTCGCCGCCGGCGTTGCCGTGTCGGCCTGGCATGGCGTCGCCTATACCGAACTGGCAACCTTGGCGGGGCCCGCGCGCGCCGGCACCGCGCTGGGCATGTGCAACACGCTGGTGTACGGCAGCCTGTTCCTTGCGCCGTTGTCCATCCCGCACATCCTGGCGGCCAGCTCCTGGACCGGTGTGTGGCTGTTGGCGGGCGTGGTGTCCCTGCTGACTTGGCCCATGTTCCCCAGGGCGCGGCGCGTCCCGGCGCAGGCGGGCAAGGCCGGACGCTGA
- a CDS encoding tripartite tricarboxylate transporter substrate binding protein, with amino-acid sequence MKLSRLLLLAALSALAAVAPPSRAADAYPAYPIHIVVPYQAGGSTDIVVRKFAELAAPRLGQSIVIENRGGAGATLGARAIKTGRPDGYMLAILPSPVFRMPHIQDMGYDPVHDFTYIMMLSGYTLGVAVPADSPFKTWADFIGYAKAHPNEITYGTASVGSASNVMMEDIAARNGVTWRHIPYKGESDVLTAVMGKQVAAYAGSTTVQPLVQAGKMRMLVTWGEHRSAQYPDTPTLKELDGTPPANAPFGIAGPKGMPADVVARLHDTFRQVAESDAFRQVLTQYGQELVYMNGKDYADYAARQYALEADIVRKLGLAANK; translated from the coding sequence ATGAAACTTTCCCGTCTTCTCCTGCTTGCCGCGCTGAGCGCGCTGGCGGCCGTGGCGCCGCCCTCGCGCGCCGCCGACGCCTATCCGGCCTACCCCATCCATATCGTCGTGCCGTACCAGGCCGGCGGCTCCACCGACATCGTCGTGCGCAAGTTCGCCGAGCTGGCCGCGCCCAGGCTGGGGCAGTCCATCGTCATCGAGAACCGCGGCGGCGCAGGCGCAACGCTTGGCGCCCGCGCCATCAAGACCGGCCGTCCGGACGGCTACATGCTCGCCATCCTGCCCAGCCCGGTCTTCCGCATGCCGCACATACAGGACATGGGCTACGACCCGGTCCATGACTTCACCTACATCATGATGCTCAGCGGCTACACGCTGGGCGTGGCGGTGCCGGCGGATTCGCCGTTCAAGACCTGGGCCGATTTCATCGGCTACGCCAAGGCGCATCCCAACGAAATCACCTACGGCACCGCCAGCGTGGGCAGCGCCTCGAACGTGATGATGGAAGACATCGCGGCCCGCAATGGGGTGACGTGGCGGCATATCCCCTACAAGGGCGAATCCGACGTGCTCACCGCCGTCATGGGCAAGCAGGTCGCCGCCTACGCGGGCTCCACCACCGTGCAGCCGCTGGTGCAGGCGGGCAAGATGCGCATGCTGGTGACATGGGGCGAGCATCGCAGCGCCCAATATCCCGATACGCCCACCCTGAAGGAGCTGGACGGCACCCCGCCGGCCAACGCGCCATTCGGCATCGCCGGGCCCAAGGGCATGCCCGCTGACGTTGTCGCCAGGCTGCATGACACCTTCAGGCAGGTGGCGGAGTCCGATGCCTTCAGGCAGGTGCTGACGCAATACGGCCAGGAGCTGGTCTACATGAACGGCAAGGACTACGCCGACTACGCCGCCAGACAATATGCGCTGGAAGCGGACATCGTGCGCAAGCTGGGGCTGGCAGCGAACAAGTAA
- a CDS encoding dipeptidase — protein sequence MDRITELHRKSVIVDGLVFFSDGSARDMLAGGVSAINLTVTDMGADFEQALKDAMTWRQRCAEPGSPWLLVERADDIARAKREGKLGLIMGWQNGKPLGDQLDRVALFHTLGIRVIQLTYNEANLLADGCLEKRNAGLSDLGVRMVAEMNRVGIAVDLSHCAEQTCLDAARHSSKPVFLTHANANAVIQRPRNKSDAVLKAVAETGGVIGCSIHAYLNWRGDPRRQPLLEDFVANVRHIGQLVGYEHVGIGTDFPSVDTYEAVRHVMVMSRTKYAASGGDFSNAFGDVMEARYPVETPTPAQFPAFTHALHAAGLGDTQIMGVLGGNFQRALAQSWSAI from the coding sequence ATGGATCGCATCACCGAACTGCACCGCAAGTCCGTCATCGTCGACGGGCTGGTTTTCTTCAGCGACGGCAGCGCCCGCGACATGCTCGCCGGCGGCGTCAGCGCCATCAATCTCACGGTCACCGACATGGGAGCGGATTTCGAGCAGGCACTGAAGGACGCCATGACATGGCGGCAGCGCTGCGCCGAGCCCGGTTCGCCATGGCTGCTGGTCGAGCGCGCAGATGACATCGCGCGGGCCAAGCGCGAAGGCAAGCTCGGTCTGATCATGGGGTGGCAGAACGGCAAACCGCTGGGAGATCAGCTCGACCGCGTCGCGCTCTTCCATACGCTGGGCATACGCGTGATCCAGCTCACGTACAACGAAGCCAACCTGCTGGCCGACGGCTGCCTGGAAAAGCGCAATGCCGGGTTGAGCGACCTGGGCGTGCGCATGGTCGCGGAGATGAACCGCGTCGGCATCGCAGTGGACCTGAGCCATTGCGCCGAGCAGACCTGCCTGGACGCCGCGCGCCACAGCAGCAAGCCGGTATTCCTGACCCACGCCAATGCCAATGCCGTCATTCAACGGCCCCGCAACAAGTCGGACGCCGTGCTCAAGGCGGTGGCGGAAACGGGCGGCGTCATCGGCTGCAGCATCCACGCCTACCTGAACTGGCGCGGCGACCCGCGCCGCCAGCCCCTGCTGGAAGATTTCGTCGCCAACGTCCGGCACATCGGCCAATTGGTCGGCTATGAGCACGTGGGCATAGGCACCGATTTTCCGTCGGTCGATACCTATGAGGCCGTGCGCCACGTCATGGTGATGTCGCGCACGAAATACGCGGCGTCCGGCGGCGACTTCTCCAACGCCTTCGGCGACGTGATGGAAGCGCGCTATCCGGTCGAAACGCCGACGCCCGCGCAATTCCCGGCCTTCACGCACGCGCTGCACGCCGCGGGCCTGGGCGATACGCAGATCATGGGCGTGTTGGGCGGCAACTTCCAGCGCGCGCTGGCGCAGAGCTGGTCCGCCATCTGA